The following nucleotide sequence is from Halomonas chromatireducens.
AACCAGGGCGCCGAGTAGTCGCGGTACAGCTCGGGCTCGAAGCCCGGGAAGGGGCCGAAGGGCGAGGCCGTCCACTCCCAGACGTTGCCGAGCATCTGCCGGCAGCCGAAGGCGCTGTCGCCGTCGGGCAGTGCCGCCACGTCCAGCGCTGCCAGGCGCCAGCCGTCCAGGTTGGCCAGGCGGGCAACCGGCGGCGTGTCGCCCCAGGGGAAGCGACGCTTGCCGGGGGCGAGTGACGCCCCGTCGGGTGTTGGCTCGCGGCTAGCGGCGACCTCCCATTCGGCTTCGCTGGGCAGGCGACGACCGGCCCAGCGACACCAGGCCTCGGCCTCGAACCAGCTCACATGCACCACCGGCTGATGGGGGGCCAGCGGCAACCAGCGGTCGAAGCGTCGCTCCTCCCAGCGGCCGTTGGCGCCCTTGCGCCAGTAGACGGGTGCCCGCAGGCCCTGCTGCTCACACCAGTGCCTGCCGGCCTCGCTCCACAGTTCGCGTCGTGTATAGCCGCCGTCGTCGACGAAGGCGACGAACTCGGCGTTGGTCACCGGCGCCTTGGCGATCGAGAAGGGCGCCACATGGACTTCCATGGGCGCCTTCTCATTGTCGAACCGGAAGGGAACGCTTTCGTCTGAGCCCAGCAGGTGGCGACCGCCGGGGATGGCGACGTCGCCGGGCGGCGCACCGGCAGCGGGCTCGCCAGGGGCGAACCCCGGCGGTGGCGTGCCCAGGTCGGGGGCCGGGTCGCCAAGGGTCTGGCGGGTATAGAGGAAGGCCTCGCCGTGCATGTCCTCGTGCAGGGTGGTGAGCTGGTAGACATAGCTCTGGGCGGAGCTGGCCTCGCCGTCGGGCAGGCGCTCGAGCATGGCCTGCTGGACCCGCGACAGGTACGCCAGGGTCTGCTCCCGTGAAGGAAGCGGTAGCGACCAACGGTCGTCATGGGCGATGCTGCTGGAATCGAACAGCCGCTCGGCCTCGGCGATCTGGTAGTCGGGCAGGCCAAAGAGGCCGCGCAGGGCGAAATGGTCGTGGAAGTAGCCCAGGTGGCCCAGCTCCCACAGCGGTGGATTGACGATCGCCAGCCGTGGGCCGAGTTCGCGGGCCTCCAGGGTGTCCTGCATCAGCGCCAGGCTGCGCGTCCGCGCATCGGTGAGCATTGCCGCCAGCTCGACGGCGGGCCGGGGTGGCGTAGGCGGTGTGCTGAGTGGTGTGGAGAGCATGCCGACCTCGTCGCAGTGGAGTGCTCAGGGAGCAAGGATAGGGAGTCGAGCTAAGGAGTCGAGCTAAGGAGTCGAGATAGTGTTGAAGGTAGCGCTGATCACGCCGGCGCGTCGAGGTTCTCATGCCGGCAACCGGACCACGGCCACCCGCTGGGCGGGGCTGCTGCACGACCTGGGCTGTCGCGTGCGCATTGCACAATCCGACGTGGACGCCGATGGCTGCCGCCTGGACGGCCAGCCTCCCGACCTGGTGCTGGCGCTGCATGCGGTGCGCAGCCACGCCGCCATTCGCGCCTGTCGCGCCGCCTTTCCGGCATGCCCGCTGGTGGTGGTGCTGACGGGAACCGACGTCTACCGCTTCCAGCACAGCGACCCGGAGGCGTTTCTCGACAGCCTCGCCGCCAGCGATGCCTTGATCGGCCTGCATGACTGCCTGGCCGAGGATCTGCCGCCGCGCTTCCTGTCGCGCCTGCATGTCGTCCACCAGTCGGCCCTGCCCCTGCCCCTGCCCCTGCCGCCCCGTGCCCCGGGACCCATCCGTCGCCGTTTCGAGGTGCTGGTCGCCGGCCACCTGCGCGAGGAGAAGGATTCGCTGCGTGCGGCCCTGGCCGTGCGCGATCTGCCATCGACGTCGCGGTTGTGCGTGGTGCAACTCGGTGGCGCCCACAGCCCGGAGTGGGCCGAGGCCGCCCGCGAGGAGATGGCCTGCAACGCGCGTTACCGCTGGCTCGGCGACCTGCCCCGTTGGCGGGTGCGTCAGTGGATGGCCCGGGCACGGCTGATGGGGATCAGCTCGCGCATGGAAGGGGGCGCCAATGTGGTCAGCGAGGCCTGCGTGGCCGGCCTGCCGGTGGTGGCCTCCGATATCCCCGGAAACCGCGGGCTGCTGGGCGACGACTACGCCGGCTACTTCCCGGTGGCCGACACCGCGGCCCTGAGGGCCCTGTTGTGCCGAGCAGAGGCCGAACCGGCCTTCGTCGACCGTCTCCGCCGGCAGGTGCTGGCGCGGGCGCCGCTGTTCAGCCCCGCAGCGGAGCGGGAGGCGCTGGCGCGGGTTATTACCGCCTGTGGGCTGACTCCTTGATGCCATCCGTCAGGTGGATGGGCTCCAGTGCGTCGCCGGGCTCGAGGACGCGGCCGATGATGGCGGCCCGGGCATAGCCCAGGGCGTGCAGGGCCGCGAGGCAGGCCTCGGCGCGCTCGGCGGGCACGCTGGCCAGCAGGCCGCCGGCGGTCTGGGGGTCGAACAGCAGCGGATAGCGGGGGTGGTCGACCCAGGCGGCCTGGTCGTGGATGGCCCGGCGCAGGCGCACGTTGGCGGGCTGCAGCGAGCTCAGGATACCGGCGGCAACGGTCTCCTCGGCGCCCTCGAGCAGCGGCAGCGCCGTCAGGTCGAGTTCGGCATCCACCCCGGAAGGGCGCGTCATCTCCACCAGGTGCCCCAGCAGGCCGAAACCGGTGAGGTCGGTACAGGCGGTGGCGCCGTGTTCGCGTAGGCAGCTCGCCCCCTGCCGGTTGGACTGGCACATGCTCTCCAGGGCGGCGTCGATCCAGCGCCCCCGGGCGCCGAGCCGGGCATGGGCGGCGAACAGGGTGCCGGTGCCGATGGGCTTGGTCAGGATCAGCACCTGGCCCGGGCGCAGGCCGCCTTTCGTCAGGATCGCTTTTCCCGTGGGGCTGTCGCTCGCTCCACCGGCGTCGATCAGGCCGTTGACGGCAAACCCCAGCGCCAGCTCGCTGCCCTCGCCGGTGTGCCCGCCGACCAGGGCGCAGCCGGCCTCGTTGAGCACCTCAACGGCCCCCCGCATCATCTGGTAGACGGTGTCCTCGACCTTGGCCTCGAGGCCCTGGGGCACCGTGGCCACGGCGGTGGCGGTCTGGGCCTCGGCGCCCATGGCGAAGATGTCGCCCAGGGCGTGGTTGGCGGCGACCTTGCCGAACACATAGGGGTCGTCGATGAAGGCGCGGAAGAAGTCGACGGTATGCACCACGTCCTTGCCCGGCGGTACCCGTACCACGGCGGCATCGTCCGGGGCGTGCAGGCCCACCAGCACCTCGTCCCGCTCCACCGGCTGCAGGGTCGAGAGGGCCCGGGAGAGCACCGAGGCGCCGACCTTGGCACCACAGCCGCCGCAGCGCATGGCGATGGCTGAGATCGCCTGGGCGCTCTCCTCCTCGTTCAGCGCCACGCGGCTGGCCCGGGGCGCCCGCATGGCGCCTTCTTCCATCGGCGGCAAGTCGTTGAACTTGGACATGAAACGCCGATCGATGCCGTCCTTCCAGCGCCACACCCAGTCGCCGGCGAGAAAGAGGCCGCCGCGGGAGGCCACGGCGTGACGGTCGCCGGTGCTGATCAGCGCCAGCCATTTCGCCTGGGGGCGGTAGGGCGACAGGGCGCGGCCGGTCACGGCGGCGCGCAGGTTGTCGGCCAGCGGGCGCCCTTGCCGCACGGCGAAGACCCCGGCCTTCTCGCGGGGATGGTCGACCTGGCTGGCGATATCGCCGGCGGCGAAGATGCGCGGGTCGGAGAGCGACTGCAGGGTGTCGCCGACCTGGATAAAGCCGTCGTCGTCGAGTGCCAGGCGGGTGTCGCGCAGCCAGGCGGCCCCACCGGCATTGGTGACCCAGACGATCTCGTCGGCGGCGTGCCAGCTGCCGTTGGCGGCCTGCAGCCGGCCCGCCTCGACACCGACCACGTCGGTGGCGGTGTACACCTCGACGCCGCGCTGCTTGAGGGTTGCCTGGAAATGGGCGCGCACCCGGGAGTTGTGGGTTGGCAGGATCTGCGCGCCACGGGTGAAGAGGGAGAAGCGCAGCTCACTCGGGTCGCGGGCCAGGGCGCTGAGTTCGTTGCTCAGCCGGTACTGCATGGCCAGCAGCAGCTCGACGCCGCCGGCCCCGCCGCCGACCACCGCGATGCGGGTCTGGCCCGGGTGCTGCCCGGTGTGTGGGTGCGTGAGGCGTTCGAGCAGACTCTGCCAGCGGTCGTTGAACTGATGGATCGGCTTGACCGGCACCG
It contains:
- the senA gene encoding selenoneine synthase SenA, giving the protein MLSTPLSTPPTPPRPAVELAAMLTDARTRSLALMQDTLEARELGPRLAIVNPPLWELGHLGYFHDHFALRGLFGLPDYQIAEAERLFDSSSIAHDDRWSLPLPSREQTLAYLSRVQQAMLERLPDGEASSAQSYVYQLTTLHEDMHGEAFLYTRQTLGDPAPDLGTPPPGFAPGEPAAGAPPGDVAIPGGRHLLGSDESVPFRFDNEKAPMEVHVAPFSIAKAPVTNAEFVAFVDDGGYTRRELWSEAGRHWCEQQGLRAPVYWRKGANGRWEERRFDRWLPLAPHQPVVHVSWFEAEAWCRWAGRRLPSEAEWEVAASREPTPDGASLAPGKRRFPWGDTPPVARLANLDGWRLAALDVAALPDGDSAFGCRQMLGNVWEWTASPFGPFPGFEPELYRDYSAPWFKEGRYVLRGGAWATRGRLIHNGYRNFFTPERQDILAGFRTCAL
- the senB gene encoding selenoneine biosynthesis selenosugar synthase SenB gives rise to the protein MLKVALITPARRGSHAGNRTTATRWAGLLHDLGCRVRIAQSDVDADGCRLDGQPPDLVLALHAVRSHAAIRACRAAFPACPLVVVLTGTDVYRFQHSDPEAFLDSLAASDALIGLHDCLAEDLPPRFLSRLHVVHQSALPLPLPLPPRAPGPIRRRFEVLVAGHLREEKDSLRAALAVRDLPSTSRLCVVQLGGAHSPEWAEAAREEMACNARYRWLGDLPRWRVRQWMARARLMGISSRMEGGANVVSEACVAGLPVVASDIPGNRGLLGDDYAGYFPVADTAALRALLCRAEAEPAFVDRLRRQVLARAPLFSPAAEREALARVITACGLTP
- the selD gene encoding selenide, water dikinase SelD, whose protein sequence is MQQPQQTVLRALRDIVLVGGGHTHVGVLKRFAMKPEPGVRLTVICRDTHTPYSGMLPGYVAGHYSYDDVHIDLRRLAEYAGARFFRDEAIGIDHEAQTVLCRSRPPVPYDWMSINIGSTPSVNSVSGAGEHAVPVKPIHQFNDRWQSLLERLTHPHTGQHPGQTRIAVVGGGAGGVELLLAMQYRLSNELSALARDPSELRFSLFTRGAQILPTHNSRVRAHFQATLKQRGVEVYTATDVVGVEAGRLQAANGSWHAADEIVWVTNAGGAAWLRDTRLALDDDGFIQVGDTLQSLSDPRIFAAGDIASQVDHPREKAGVFAVRQGRPLADNLRAAVTGRALSPYRPQAKWLALISTGDRHAVASRGGLFLAGDWVWRWKDGIDRRFMSKFNDLPPMEEGAMRAPRASRVALNEEESAQAISAIAMRCGGCGAKVGASVLSRALSTLQPVERDEVLVGLHAPDDAAVVRVPPGKDVVHTVDFFRAFIDDPYVFGKVAANHALGDIFAMGAEAQTATAVATVPQGLEAKVEDTVYQMMRGAVEVLNEAGCALVGGHTGEGSELALGFAVNGLIDAGGASDSPTGKAILTKGGLRPGQVLILTKPIGTGTLFAAHARLGARGRWIDAALESMCQSNRQGASCLREHGATACTDLTGFGLLGHLVEMTRPSGVDAELDLTALPLLEGAEETVAAGILSSLQPANVRLRRAIHDQAAWVDHPRYPLLFDPQTAGGLLASVPAERAEACLAALHALGYARAAIIGRVLEPGDALEPIHLTDGIKESAHRR